From the genome of Desulfovibrio sp. JY:
CGCCTGCTTCCTGAAGGAACCCGAGCCGGTCGCCCTGTGGCGCAAGCTTTACGAGGACGCCAGGGAGATCAAGGCCTGGCTCGACGGCATGAAGACCAGCTACCTGCACATCGAATCGGACAACGTGGACCTCAAGGTGACCCCTGGCGAACACCGGCGGTGGCTCGGGCTTTCCGGCCACAACATCCCGAGTTTCGAGATTTTCACCTCTCCGGACTGGCGCGGCACCTCCGGCCGGTACTACGCCGACCAGCCGTCGTATCGCAGCGGCAACTACGTCACCGGCGTGCGCCTGACCTTCGAGAATGGCGTGGTGACCGATATCGCGGCCGACCAGGGCGCCGAATTCGTGCGCAAGCAGCTTTCCATGGACCCCGGGGCCTCGCGTCTGGGGGAATTTTCGCTCACGGACAAGCGGTTTTCCAAGATCGACATGTTCATGGCCAACACGCTTTATGACGAGAACTTCGGCGGCCCGCACGGGAATTGCCATGTTGCCGTGGGAAGCTCCTACTCCGACACCTTTGACGGCGATCCGGCCAGCCTCGACAGCGCGCGCAAGGAGGAACTCGGGTTCAACGACTCGGCCCTGCACTGGGACCTGGTCAACACCGAACCCAAGCGTGTACGCGCCCACTTGACCGACGGCCGTGACGTGACATTGTATGAAAACGGACAGTTCCGCTATTGACGCGGCGGTCAGGGAGCCGTATCGCCTGCTTGTCGCAGCGGCTTGCGGCCGCTGCCGGGAATTGTGTTTCGAGGAGAAGCCCATGCGCAAGCTTGCCGTGTTGCTCTGTCTTAGCATGCTCGTCTGTCTGGCCGGCGTCGCCCATGCCGGTTCCAAGGCCAAACCCGATATCAAGGGTTGGGAAAAAGGCAGCGAGTACGATAAGCTTTTCGATCCCAAGGAAGTCGATTCCATGAAGGGCAGGGTGGTCAAGATCTACGACATCACCCCGTTTGACGGCATGGCGACGGGCGTCGCCTTGCAGGTCGAGGATAAAAAGGACAAGAGTCTGGAGACCGTCCATCTGGGGCCCAAGGATTTCGTTGATCTGGGTTCCATAGGCCTCAAGGAGGGCGATCAGGTCAAGATCGTCGGCGCCTGGGCCGAAGTGGACGGGCATGATGTGCTGCTGGCCGTCAAGGTGAAAAAGGGCGAGAATACCCAATTGAAGGTTCGCCGCACCAGGGATGGCTTCCCGTTTTGGAGCATGACCCCGGATGAGCTTCGCGCCGAAACCTCCGGCGACTAGTTTTCGAGGTTTTCCCGGGATGTCGCTTGCATAAACCGGGAAGAATTGGATAGGTACTCGAATAGCCACGCTTTTGCCGCCGCCTGCGCGGCCACACCACATAAACGGGAGCTTGCCGCATGGAGGAAACCCTCAAAAAACAGGATGCCGAACTTCTCCAGCTCGTTACGTTCAGTATCGGCGAGGAAGAGTTCGGCGTGGATATCCTCAGCGTGCAGGAAATCATCCGCATGATGGATATCACCAAGGTTCCGCGCGCTCCGGATTTCGTCGAGGGCGTCATCAACCTGCGGGGCAAGGTTATTCCCATCATCGACCTGCGCCGGCGTTTCGGCCTGTCCACGCGTGACCACGATAAACATACCCGGATCATCGTCATCGAGATCAACAACATGATCGTCGGGTTCGTGGTCGATTCCGTCTCCGAGGTGCTGCGCATACCCGCCAGCACGGTGGAGCCGCCACCACCCGTCGTTTCCGGACTCGAATCCGAGTACATCAGTGGCGTTGGCAAGCTTGAGGATCGTCTGCTGATCCTGCTCGACCTCGACAAGTTGCTTTCCGGCGAAGAGCGCGACATGCTCGGTTCCTTCTAACGGAGCCGTCTCTCCCGAAAGGGGTGTTTGTCACAACATGCTCGCGTCATAACGCCAGGAAATGGTTGTTTTTTTCATAAAACCTGCCTGGAGCGCCGCCGCCGCGTAAGCGGTTTGTGGCTCCGGGCGGCCCAGCACCGAAAGACGTTTCCGGCCGCCGTCACAGGCAAGTGACGGCGGCCATCCCGTATTTTCAACGAGGCACGCCTTGTCCCGTACCCCCGCGCTTTCCGAATTGCTCGCCAGTCCCGATTCCGCCTCGGTCTACAAAAGCGGCCCCGCCACCCTGGCGTTTCTGGCCGCCGAAGCCCTTTCCCGCGGCCAATCCGCCGTGGTGGTGACCCCGGGCATTCACGAGCTGACCAAGATCGCCTCCCTGCTCGACCTTGTGGCCCCCAAGCCGCAACGGCAGCTGTGGGGCGCGTCGTCCATGTCCCTGCCGTCCTACGCCCCGGGCCTGCCGAGCGGGGCCTTCTGGGCCCGGCGCATGGCTTTTCTGGCCTTTGCCGCCATGGGCACCGGGCCGCGCGTGCTGCTTTTCTCCGCCGACAACCTGTTGCCCAAATGGCCGCCGCGCCAGGCGCTGGAAGGCAACATCCTGACCGTGGCCGTGGGCGAGGAGCTGCCCCGCGACCTCATTGCCGAGCAGGCCGTGCTGTGGGGCTACAAGCGCGCCCCCATGGTGACGAATCCCGGCGAGTTCTCGCTTCGCGGCGACATCCTGGATATTTTTCCTCCGGGGTACGATTCGCCGCTGCGCCTGGAATTTTTCGGCGACACCCTGGAAACCGCCCGCCGCTTCGACGCCGGGTCCCAGCGCTCCCTGGCCGAGCTGACCGAGGCGGTGCTGTTGCCGGCGGCTCCGGCCGTGCTCTCCGAAACCTTCAAGGAGCAGGCCGCGACGCTTTGGGAGACCATCGCCGGTACGGGGGAACTCCACCGCGCGGCCAAGACCCGGCTGGAGGCAGCCATCGAGGCCGGGGACGGCGGCATCTGGCCGGGACTTTTCTATGAACGCCCGGTGGAGTTGGCCGCCTGGTGCCCGGACGACGCCGTCTGGATCGTCGACGATCCCACCCGGGTCAAGGAGCGGCTGGAGGAGACCGAGCACGCCTGGCGGCGGTTTTTCGAGGCCCAGACCAAGGAGCAAGGGCATCCCTGGCCCACGTCCCGGGTGTTGTGGCCGGAGAACATGGCCCGCAAATCCCTGGTCGCGGGCCGGCGCGTCCTGTTCGAGGACCTGGTCATGGGACGGGGACGCCATGGCCCGGACATGGCGGAAAAAGCCCTGGAGCGCTTTGGCGACCTTTTCTGGAAGCCCGGCTCGGACAAGCGACCATGGACCACCCTGACCGCGGCGCTCAAGGAGTGGAGCGGCCACGGCCAGACCATTCTGTCCTTCCACGGCGAGCGGTCGCGCAAGAAGTTTCTCCAGATGATCGAGCCCGAGGGGCTGACCTTTCGCACCGGCTACAGCGCCGGCGAAACGGGCCTTTTCGCGCTTATCTCGGATCTGCGCCAGGGCATGGAGCTTGCCTGGCGCGACACGCGCGTACTGCCCGAGGACATTCTGCACCCCGATGCCGCCAAGGCCGGGGCCGGGCGCAGCCGGGACAAGGATTTCAAGGGGCTGACCTCGTTTGACGACATCCGGCCGGGCGATCTGGTGGTCCACCGCGACTACGGCGTGGCCAGCTTCGAAGGGCTCACCCGCATGACCGTGGACGCCACGGGCGGCGACTTTCTGCTCCTGGTCTTTGCCGACGAGGACAAACTGTATCTCCCGGCCGACCGGCTGGGGCTGATGCAGCGCTACAAGGGCCCCGAAGGCGCGACGCCGCCCTTGGACCGGCTCGGTGGGGCGCGCTGGAAATCGGTGCGGGAGCGGGCCAAAAAGGCCATCGAGCGCATCGCCGCCGATCTGGTCGAAATGTACGCCTACCGGCAGGTGGCCAAGGGCTATGCCTATGGTCCCACCAACGAGCTGTACCTGGAGTTCGAGGCCACCTTCGGCTTCGAGGAAACGCCGGACCAGGAAAAGGCCATCGCCGAGGTGCTGGCCGACATGGAGCGCCCGGAACCCATGGACCGGCTCGTGTGCGGCGACGTGGGCTTCGGCAAGACGGAAGTGGCGCTTCGAGCCGCATTCCGGGCCGTGCTCGACGGCAAGCAGGTGGCCATGCTCTGCCCGACCACCGTCCTGGCCGAGCAGCACTACCAGAATTTCATGGCCCGGCTGGAAGGTTTCCCGGTGCGGGTGGAAATGCTCTCGCGCTTCGTTTCGCCCAAGCGCCGTAAGGTGGTGCTCGAGTCCGTCTCGCGCGGCGAGGTGGACATCCTCATCGGCACCCACCGCATTTTATCCTCCGACGTGACCATCCCCAACATCGGCCTCTTGATCCTCGACGAGGAACAGCGGTTCGGGGTCAAGCACAAGGAACGGCTCAAGGCCTTCAAGAAGAATATCGACGCGCTGACGCTGACGGCCACGCCCATCCCGCGCACCCTCCAGCTGTCGCTGTCCGGGGTCCGGGGCCTTTCGGTCATCGAAACGCCCCCGGCCGAGCGCAAGACCGTGGAAACGGCGCTGGTCGAGCGCGACCCGGCTTTTTTGCGCGAGGTGTTGCGCCGGGAGCTGGAACGCCAGGGGCAGATTTTCTGGGTGCACAACCGCGTCCAGGGCCTGGAGGAAGTGGCTGCGTTCGTGCGGTCCCTGGCTCCCGAGGCCAAGGTGGCCATGGCCCACGGCCAGATGTCGGAGTCCGCCCTGGAAGAAGCCATGCACGGCTTCTGGCACGGCGAGACCGACATCCTCGTGTGCACCTCGATCATCGAATCCGGTCTGGACTTTCCCCGGGCCAACACGCTCATCGTGGACAACGCCCACATGTTCGGCCTGGGGCAGCTCTACCAGCTGCGTGGCCGGGTGGGGCGCTCGCCGCGGCAGGCCTACGCCTATTTCGTGGTGCCAAGCCTCGAGCGGGTGCCGGAGCTGGCCAGAAAGCGCCTGCGCGTCATCCTGGACATGGACTACCTCGGGGCCGGGTTCCAGGTGGCCATGGAAGACCTGCGCCTGCGCGGGGCGGGCAATATTCTGGGCGAGGCCCAGTCCGGGCACATCGCCCGCATAGGCCTCGACATGTTCCTGGAAATGCTGGCCGAGGAAGTGGGGCGGCTCAAGGGCGAGCCGGTCAAGGAACGCACCGAGCCGGAGCTGACGCTTGGCGTCGCCGCCCGCATTCCGGAACGCTACGTGCCCGAGGCCTCGGACCGGCTGCGGCTCTACAAGGCCCTGTCCACGGCCAAGACCGAGCAGGGACTGACGGAACTCATGGCCGAGATGCGCGACCGGTTCGGGCCGCCGCCGGTCGAGGTGGAAAATTTTCGGGCCGTTCTGGCCCTCAAACAGCTTCTTTCCAGGCTTGGCGGCACCAAGGCCGAGATCGCGCCCACCAGGCTGGTGGTTTCTTTCGGGGCCGAAGGCGCGGCCGTTTCGCCGGAGCGTTTGGTGGCTTTTGCCGCGACACGGGGCGAGGGGGTGCGGCTTTTGCCCCCGGGACGCCTGTCCCTGCCCCTCGACGCCAACATGCCGCTGCCCGAGGCCATTACCGGCTGGATCGTGGAACTGGCCGCTCTGGGAGCCGAGGAGGAAGCGCCGTAATGCGCGCCGCCGCGTTGTCGCCCCGAGGCCTCGCCCTGTGCCTGTTGGCCGTTTTCGTCCTGCCGGCCCTTGGCGGTTGCGGCCGGGACGTGGCCAGGGAACCCGGCGTGGTGGCCGTGGTGGCGGGGTCCCCCATCCGGCTGGCCGATGTGGAGGCCCGCCACGACCTGGGGGAGATCGGCCTGCCCGAGGTGGACAATCCGCCCGTGGAGACGCTCCGCGCCGCCTACGGCAAGGTGCTGGCCGACATGATCGTGGCCCGGCTCATACGCCAGGAGTTGGCCCGGCGGCATGAGTCCGTGACCGCCTCGGAACTGGACGCCGCCGAGAAGCGGGTGCGCGCCGATTACCCCGGCGACAGCTTCGAGCGCATGCTCCTGGAGGAGCGCATCGACCTGGCCCGCTGGCGGGCGATGCTCGCCGACCGGCTGGCCCTGGAGAAGTTCACCCATGAGGTGTTGCGCCCGGACGTGCGGGTGGAGGTGACCAAGGCGGCGGACTATTATAAAGAACACATCGACGCCTTCACCATCCCCCCCCGGGTGCGGCTGGCCCGGGTCCAGGGGCGCGACGGCGCGGCCGTCAAGGCGGCCCTGGCCGCCTATCGCCGCTCCGGGTTCAGGGTGGAAAGCCTGGCCGGGCATGCCGGCATCACGGTCCAGGAGGCGGTGTTGCCGGAAAGAAATCTCCCCGCTTCCTGGCGCGAAGCGCTCAAAGACCTCAAGGACGGCGAGC
Proteins encoded in this window:
- the mfd gene encoding transcription-repair coupling factor, which translates into the protein MSRTPALSELLASPDSASVYKSGPATLAFLAAEALSRGQSAVVVTPGIHELTKIASLLDLVAPKPQRQLWGASSMSLPSYAPGLPSGAFWARRMAFLAFAAMGTGPRVLLFSADNLLPKWPPRQALEGNILTVAVGEELPRDLIAEQAVLWGYKRAPMVTNPGEFSLRGDILDIFPPGYDSPLRLEFFGDTLETARRFDAGSQRSLAELTEAVLLPAAPAVLSETFKEQAATLWETIAGTGELHRAAKTRLEAAIEAGDGGIWPGLFYERPVELAAWCPDDAVWIVDDPTRVKERLEETEHAWRRFFEAQTKEQGHPWPTSRVLWPENMARKSLVAGRRVLFEDLVMGRGRHGPDMAEKALERFGDLFWKPGSDKRPWTTLTAALKEWSGHGQTILSFHGERSRKKFLQMIEPEGLTFRTGYSAGETGLFALISDLRQGMELAWRDTRVLPEDILHPDAAKAGAGRSRDKDFKGLTSFDDIRPGDLVVHRDYGVASFEGLTRMTVDATGGDFLLLVFADEDKLYLPADRLGLMQRYKGPEGATPPLDRLGGARWKSVRERAKKAIERIAADLVEMYAYRQVAKGYAYGPTNELYLEFEATFGFEETPDQEKAIAEVLADMERPEPMDRLVCGDVGFGKTEVALRAAFRAVLDGKQVAMLCPTTVLAEQHYQNFMARLEGFPVRVEMLSRFVSPKRRKVVLESVSRGEVDILIGTHRILSSDVTIPNIGLLILDEEQRFGVKHKERLKAFKKNIDALTLTATPIPRTLQLSLSGVRGLSVIETPPAERKTVETALVERDPAFLREVLRRELERQGQIFWVHNRVQGLEEVAAFVRSLAPEAKVAMAHGQMSESALEEAMHGFWHGETDILVCTSIIESGLDFPRANTLIVDNAHMFGLGQLYQLRGRVGRSPRQAYAYFVVPSLERVPELARKRLRVILDMDYLGAGFQVAMEDLRLRGAGNILGEAQSGHIARIGLDMFLEMLAEEVGRLKGEPVKERTEPELTLGVAARIPERYVPEASDRLRLYKALSTAKTEQGLTELMAEMRDRFGPPPVEVENFRAVLALKQLLSRLGGTKAEIAPTRLVVSFGAEGAAVSPERLVAFAATRGEGVRLLPPGRLSLPLDANMPLPEAITGWIVELAALGAEEEAP
- a CDS encoding chemotaxis protein CheW encodes the protein MEETLKKQDAELLQLVTFSIGEEEFGVDILSVQEIIRMMDITKVPRAPDFVEGVINLRGKVIPIIDLRRRFGLSTRDHDKHTRIIVIEINNMIVGFVVDSVSEVLRIPASTVEPPPPVVSGLESEYISGVGKLEDRLLILLDLDKLLSGEERDMLGSF
- a CDS encoding aminopeptidase, with the protein product MLTRSQCDKYADVLLWGLTTSRVEPYKPGDVVLVQFDLAALRLAEAVYGKLLARGLNPVPRLTLTPRMETEFYDKADEAQLIFQTPGQAVLHEHIHGAMHLLAPDSLTHLSAIDPKRIATAALARKPLRDILVRREERGEFGWTLCIFPTKELAAKAGMTAREYAAQVAAACFLKEPEPVALWRKLYEDAREIKAWLDGMKTSYLHIESDNVDLKVTPGEHRRWLGLSGHNIPSFEIFTSPDWRGTSGRYYADQPSYRSGNYVTGVRLTFENGVVTDIAADQGAEFVRKQLSMDPGASRLGEFSLTDKRFSKIDMFMANTLYDENFGGPHGNCHVAVGSSYSDTFDGDPASLDSARKEELGFNDSALHWDLVNTEPKRVRAHLTDGRDVTLYENGQFRY